Proteins found in one Triticum urartu cultivar G1812 chromosome 4, Tu2.1, whole genome shotgun sequence genomic segment:
- the LOC125551820 gene encoding photosystem II repair protein PSB27-H1, chloroplastic-like: MRSPVPAMLTAPSAAAAVAKPLPAARSNTTAAALHATAASSRRDVIAGTGVGAALLLALWPQRARAASDDEYLAETTEVIGKVRSTISMDKTDPKVADAVTELREMSNSWVAKYRREKALLGRQSFRDMYSALNAVSGHYISFGPTAPIPNKRRIRILEEMDAVEKSLKRGR; this comes from the coding sequence atGAGGTCTCCCGTCCCCGCCATGCTCACCGCCCCATCAGCAGCGGCGGCCGTCGCCAAGCCGCTCCCCGCGGCTCGCTCCAacacgacggcggcggcgctccaCGCGACGGCAGCCAGCAGCAGGCGGGACGTGATCGCGGGCACGGGCGTGGGAGCGGCGCTGCTGCTGGCCCTGTGGCCGCAGCGCGCGCGTGCGGCGTCGGACGACGAGTACCTGGCGGAGACGACGGAGGTGATCGGGAAGGTGCGGTCGACGATCAGCATGGACAAGACGGACCCCAAGGTGGCGGACGCGGTGACGGAGCTCCGGGAGATGTCCAACTCGTGGGTGGCCAAGTACCGGCGCGAGAAGGCGCTGCTGGGGCGGCAGTCGTTCCGGGACATGTACTCGGCGCTCAACGCCGTGTCCGGCCACTACATCAGCTTCGGCCCCACCGCGCCCATCCCCAACAAGCGCCGCATCCGCATCCTCGAGGAGATGGACGCCGTCGAGAAGTCGCTCAAGCGCGGCCGCTGA
- the LOC125551819 gene encoding eukaryotic translation initiation factor 2 subunit beta — protein MADEEQMMERKEEATEIAPFDPTKKKKKKKVVIQDPVDEVDKLAEKTEGLSVTESGEASFVGLKKKKKKLVELDPSLVEAGDGEDTLDDQVGEDEQGEGIVLGGATQYPWEGTDRDYKYDELLGRVFNILRENNPDLAGDRRRTVMRPPQVLREGTKKTVFVNFMDLCKTMHRQPEHVMMFLLAEMGTSGSLDGQQRLVIKGRFAPKNFEAILRRYINEYVICNGCKSPDTILSKENRLFFLRCEQCGSSRSVAPIKAGFVAQVGRRKAGT, from the exons ATGGCGGACGAGGAGCAGATGATGGAGAGGAAggaggaggccaccgag ATTGCACCTTTTGATccaaccaagaagaagaagaagaagaaggtcgTCATCCAAGATCCTGTTGATGAGGTTGATAAGCTGGCAGAGAAGACGGAGGGCTTGTCAG TCACTGAGTCTGGCGAGGCAAGCTTCGTGGGAttgaaaaagaaaaagaagaaactT GTGGAACTTGATCCATCACTTGTTGAGGCTGGAGATGGTGAAGACACTCTTG ATGATCAAGTTGGAGAGGATGAACAAGGAGAGGGGATTGTGCTGGGTGGAGCAACCCAGTACCCATGGGAAGGAACTGATAGAGATTACAAATATGATGAG CTGCTTGGCAGAGTCTTCAATATCCTGCGTGAGAATAATCCAGATCTTGCTGGTGATAGACGAAGAACAGTTATGCGGCCTCCTCAAGTTCTTAGGGAAGGCACAAAGAAGACAGTTTTTGTGAACTTCATGGACTTGTGCAAAAC AATGCATAGGCAACCTGAACATGTGATGATGTTTTTACTTGCTGAGATGGGAACAAGTGGGTCCCTTGATGGGCAACAAAGGTTGGTTATCAAAGGAAGATTTGCCCCGAAGAACTTTGAAGCTATACTCAGGAGATATATCA ATGAATATGTCATATGTAATGGATGCAAGAGCCCAGATACCATCCTTTCCAAGGAGAATCGGTTGTTCTTCCTTCGTTGTGAACAA TGTGGTTCGTCAAGGTCAGTTGCTCCTATCAAGGCTGGATTCGTGGCGCAAGTTGGGCGTCGGAAGGCTGGAACTTAA